The following proteins are encoded in a genomic region of Ornithodoros turicata isolate Travis chromosome 6, ASM3712646v1, whole genome shotgun sequence:
- the LOC135397456 gene encoding uncharacterized protein LOC135397456, producing the protein MAALLAALATVILLWVQSTSGVDWCAGKMHPMTKARGARVATSFIMACKNTLINMNIKADIIYRNLPLMCHTMRLCYGYADPFKNATLQELREEFWVCLEKYLKLLEILFPGMLAEGRFIGDDALKSFGACAKNLLPADQDEMLVLVTFLKDFVTG; encoded by the exons ATGGCAGCTCTGCTAGCAGCGTTAGCGACGGTGATTTTGCTGTGGGTGCAGAGTACCTCTGGTGTTGATTGGTGTGCAGGCAAGATGC ATCCTATGACGAAGGCAAGGGGCGCCAGAGTTGCAACGTCGTTCATAATGGCTTGCAAGAATACCTTGATCAATATGAACATAAAGGCAGACATAATATATCGT AACCTTCCACTGATGTGTCACACGATGCGGTTGTGTTACGGGTACGCGGACCCCTTTAAGAAT GCTACTCTACAAGAGCTGCGAGAAGAATTCTGGGTCTGTTTGGAGAAATACCTCAAGTTATTGGAGATCCTTTTTCCG GGCATGTTAGCCGAAGGCAGATTCATTGGTGACGATGCTTTGAAGTCTTTTGGG GCCTGCGCAAAAAATCTGCTCCCCGCTGACCAGGACGAGATGTTGGTATTGGTAACATTCCTCAAAGACTTCGTTACCGGATGA